Proteins encoded together in one Aeromonas encheleia window:
- a CDS encoding GntP family permease, whose translation MLLLLIMRFKIHAFVALTLVSLVTALATGVAYDQVVTTMLGGFGSTLAGVALLVGLGAMIGRILEMTGGAKVLADTLISRFGAHRAPLALGVASLLFGFPIFFDAGLIVMLPIIFSVAKQFGGSVLKYALPSAGAFAVMHAFMPPHPGPVAASELLGANIGLLTIVGLLVAIPTWYLGAYLYGLWAGKKFDLPLPPSFTDPAAIPAGQLPSFGQVISILLLPLALIFMDTGLNTLGAMGMVDKGADWVNILRMVGKTPIALLITLLYAVWVFSKQQGKIQLEKFCNDALAPVCAVILVTGAGGMFGGVLRASGIGAALADVLSDTGMPVILAAFLVSTALRVAQGSATVALTTTAALMAPMVAATPGLSELDLTFIVIAIAGGATVLSHFNDSGFWLVGRFLNMDVKTTLKTWTVMETLLGTIAFLIVAMASVVF comes from the coding sequence ATGTTGTTGCTGTTGATAATGCGCTTCAAGATCCACGCCTTCGTCGCCCTGACGCTGGTCAGCCTGGTCACGGCCCTCGCCACCGGCGTGGCCTACGATCAGGTCGTAACGACCATGCTGGGCGGATTCGGTAGCACCCTGGCCGGGGTGGCCCTGCTGGTCGGTCTCGGCGCCATGATAGGCCGGATCCTGGAGATGACGGGCGGCGCCAAGGTGCTGGCCGACACCCTGATCAGCCGCTTCGGTGCCCATCGCGCTCCTCTTGCGCTCGGTGTGGCCTCCCTGCTGTTTGGCTTCCCCATCTTCTTCGATGCGGGCCTCATCGTCATGCTGCCCATCATCTTCAGCGTAGCCAAGCAGTTTGGTGGCTCTGTGCTCAAATATGCACTGCCGTCTGCGGGCGCCTTCGCGGTGATGCACGCCTTCATGCCCCCCCACCCCGGCCCCGTTGCAGCCAGTGAGCTGCTCGGCGCCAACATCGGCCTGCTGACCATAGTCGGCCTGCTCGTCGCCATCCCGACCTGGTATCTGGGTGCCTATCTGTATGGCCTGTGGGCCGGCAAGAAGTTCGACCTGCCGCTGCCGCCGAGCTTTACCGACCCGGCGGCCATCCCGGCCGGCCAGCTGCCAAGCTTCGGCCAGGTGATCTCCATCCTGCTGCTGCCGCTGGCACTCATCTTCATGGATACCGGCCTCAACACCCTGGGCGCCATGGGCATGGTCGACAAAGGGGCTGATTGGGTCAATATCCTGCGCATGGTCGGCAAGACCCCGATCGCACTGCTGATCACCCTGCTCTACGCGGTCTGGGTCTTTAGCAAGCAACAGGGCAAGATACAGCTGGAGAAATTCTGTAACGATGCGCTGGCCCCTGTCTGCGCCGTCATCCTGGTGACAGGTGCCGGTGGCATGTTTGGCGGCGTACTGCGTGCCAGCGGCATCGGTGCCGCCCTGGCGGACGTGCTCTCTGACACCGGCATGCCGGTGATCCTGGCCGCCTTCCTGGTCTCGACCGCCCTGCGGGTAGCCCAGGGTTCTGCGACCGTGGCCCTCACCACCACCGCGGCCCTGATGGCGCCCATGGTTGCCGCCACCCCTGGCCTGAGCGAACTGGACCTGACCTTCATCGTCATCGCCATCGCCGGTGGTGCGACCGTGCTCTCCCACTTCAACGACTCCGGCTTCTGGCTGGTCGGCCGCTTCCTCAACATGGATGTGAAGACCACCCTCAAGACCTGGACCGTGATGGAGACCCTGCTCGGCACCATCGCCTTCCTCATCGTGGCCATGGCCAGCGTGGTGTTTTAA